A window of Fragaria vesca subsp. vesca linkage group LG7, FraVesHawaii_1.0, whole genome shotgun sequence contains these coding sequences:
- the LOC101300296 gene encoding germin-like protein 9-3-like codes for MMIMFVLVLALGTSKRVLASDPDILSDYIVPQNVTNVDAAYFTYTGFRGIFDRTPETVIATKASMVEFPALNGQSVSYAVLQFPPQTLLPPHTRPDAAGLLFLLDGSLEVGLIDTKNNLYTKKLQAGDMFVFPKGLIHYQYNSHHQTPATAIAAFGSASARAVAAPSSVFTSGIGDVILAKSFKTDVDTIKKIKAGLTTS; via the coding sequence ATGATGATAATGTTCGTATTAGTACTTGCTTTGGGCACCTCTAAAAGGGTCTTAGCAAGTGATCCAGACATTCTTTCTGACTATATAGTGCCTCAAAATGTCACAAATGTTGATGCTGCCTATTTTACATACACTGGATTCCGAGGTATATTTGATCGTACACCCGAAACTGTCATAGCAACAAAAGCCAGCATGGTTGAGTTTCCTGCTCTCAATGGCCAGAGTGTGTCATACGCTGTACTTCAATTCCCTCCACAGACACTCCTCCCGCCTCATACTCGCCCCGATGCCGCCGGACTTTTGTTCCTTTTAGATGGTTCCTTGGAAGTAGGCCTAATCGACACGAAAAATAATCTGTACACTAAGAAGCTTCAGGCCGGAGATATGTTTGTGTTTCCCAAAGGATTGATACATTATCAGTATAACTCTCATCATCAAACTCCGGCTACCGCCATTGCTGCATTCGGAAGTGCAAGTGCCAGAGCAGTTGCGGCGCCATCTTCTGTTTTTACTTCAGGTATTGGCGATGTCATCCTTGCAAAATCTTTCAAGACTGACGTTGATACCATTAAGAAGATTAAGGCTGGCCTCACTACCAGCTAA
- the LOC101300006 gene encoding putative germin-like protein 9-2-like, whose protein sequence is MSATMRLIQLLVIISVVALAISRRAVASDPDISSDFILPENHTGTTVDASFFTYTGFRGLFDQTPEIFTATKASMDEFPALKGQSVSYAMLQFPPNTIFPPHTRLDSAGLMLVLTGSLEVGLIDSKNVLYIKKLQAGDMFVFPKGLIHYQYNADPNLPATAIASFGSASARSVAVPDSIFTSGIREAVLAKSFKTDISTVRKIRAGLKN, encoded by the coding sequence ATGTCTGCAACTATGAGATTGATTCAGTTACTGGTGATCATATCAGTAGTAGCTTTGGCCATCTCAAGAAGAGCGGTTGCAAGTGATCCTGACATCTCTTCCGATTTCATACTACCAGAAAACCACACCGGCACAACTGTTGATGCCTCATTCTTCACATACACAGGGTTCCGCGGCTTATTTGATCAAACCCCCGAAATCTTCACGGCAACAAAAGCAAGCATGGACGAGTTCCCTGCTCTGAAAGGCCAAAGTGTGTCATACGCCATGCTTCAGTTCCCTCCCAACACAATATTCCCACCTCACACCCGCCTGGACTCTGCCGGACTTATGTTAGTCCTTACTGGTTCTTTGGAAGTTGGACTAATCGACTCGAAAAACGTTTTGTATATTAAAAAGCTTCAAGCTGGAGATATGTTTGTGTTTCCTAAGGGATTGATCCATTATCAGTATAATGCGGATCCTAATTTGCCAGCCACTGCTATTGCATCATTTGGAAGCGCAAGCGCTAGATCAGTTGCAGTTCCAGACTCTATCTTCACCTCTGGAATTCGTGAAGCCGTCTTGGCAAAATCATTCAAGACAGATATTAGTACTGTTAGGAAGATCAGGGCTGGCCTAAAGAATTAA
- the LOC101300864 gene encoding pentatricopeptide repeat-containing protein At5g16420, mitochondrial-like encodes LLLPSSSYTVTPPIPNWPHHLHPKRLISLITREPNLDLALRIFHHASQHHPGFRHNYHTYHSLILRLLRSRALHLIDPLLSDLLRSRLRCHEDLFVSLIRHYGVVSRPNLAFKTFLSIPKFRAERSVRSLNALLNALVQNRSCDLVHSVFRSSKERFGVSPNVSSCNILIKALCKRNDLETARQVLDEMPAMGFVPNVVSFTTILGGYVSRRDMVGAKRVFGEILDRGWCPDATTYTVLMDGYVKEGKLVEAVKVMDEMEDNGVGANEVTYGVMIEGYCKGRKGGEAVNLLNDMVDKRYVPCSALCCKVVDVLCCQGKVENACELWRRLLKKNCMPDNAVLGTLIYWLCKKGKVWEARKLFDQFETSEPPDVMTYNVLISGMCEAGELCEAGRLWDDMVEKGYTPNSFTYNVLIKGFCKIKKATEGIRILDEMLEKGCLPNKSTYAMLMEGLCDSGEEAEINRLISMAMSSGHVDSDSWDLFLTKVVCDLDSGESVLNRILQENPF; translated from the coding sequence CTCCTCCTCCCCTCCTCCTCCTACACCGTCACCCCTCCGATCCCAAACTGGCCCCACCACCTCCACCCAAAGCGCCTCATCTCCCTCATCACCCGCGAACCCAACCTCGACCTCGCCCTCCGAATCTTCCACCACGCCTCCCAACACCACCCTGGTTTCCGCCATAATTACCACACCTACCACTCCCTCATCCTCCGCCTCCTCCGCTCCCGCGCCCTCCACCTCATCGACCCCCTCCTCTCCGACCTCCTCCGCTCCCGCCTCCGCTGCCACGAGGACCTCTTCGTCTCCCTCATCCGCCACTACGGCGTCGTTTCCCGCCCCAACCTCGCCTTCAAGACCTTCCTCTCCATCCCCAAATTCCGCGCCGAACGATCCGTCCGGTCCTTGAACGCCTTGCTCAACGCTCTGGTGCAGAATCGCAGCTGCGATTTAGTCCATTCGGTGTTTCGAAGCTCTAAGGAGAGATTCGGAGTTTCGCCGAATGTGTCTAGTTGCAATATCCTCATCAAGGCATTGTGCAAAAGAAATGATCTGGAGACTGCACGCCAGGTGCTCGACGAAATGCCTGCGATGGGATTTGTGCCCAATGTGGTGAGTTTCACCACCATTTTAGGGGGATACGTGTCGCGGCGAGATATGGTTGGTGCCAAGAGAGTTTTTGGTGAGATTTTGGACAGAGGGTGGTGTCCTGATGCGACCACGTATACTGTGTTGATGGATGGATATGTGAAGGAGGGGAAGCTGGTGGAGGCTGTTAAGGTTATGGATGAGATGGAGGATAATGGAGTCGGCGCGAATGAGGTTACTTATGGGGTTATGATTGAAGGTTATTGTAAGGGGAGGAAGGGGGGCGAAGCGGTTAATTTGCTTAATGATATGGTGGATAAGAGATATGTGCCATGCTCGGCGCTATGTTGCAAGGTGGTTGATGTTCTGTGTTGCCAAGGGAAGGTGGAGAATGCTTGCGAGCTGTGGAGGAGGCTTTTGAAGAAGAATTGCATGCCGGATAATGCTGTGTTGGGGACACTGATATACTGGCTTTGTAAGAAGGGGAAAGTATGGGAAGCCAGGAAATTGTTTGATCAGTTTGAGACGAGTGAGCCTCCGGATGTGATGACTTACAACGTTCTTATTTCAGGAATGTGTGAAGCGGGGGAGTTGTGTGAGGCAGGGAGGTTGTGGGATGATATGGTAGAGAAAGGATATACTCCAAATTCTTTTACGTATAATGTATTGATCAAAGGATTCTGTAAGATTAAGAAAGCGACTGAGGGGATTAGGATTTTGGATGAGATGTTAGAAAAAGGCTGTTTGCCAAACAAGTCTACTTATGCTATGTTAATGGAGGGGCTCTGTGACTCGGGAGAGGAAGCTGAAATTAATAGATTAATATCTATGGCAATGTCAAGTGGACACGTTGACAGTGATTCCTGGGATCTTTTCCTTACTAAGGTTGTTTGTGATTTGGATTCTGGGGAAAGTGTTCTAAACAGAATACTACAGGAGAATCCTTTTTAG
- the LOC101314506 gene encoding WD-40 repeat-containing protein MSI1-like, producing MGKDDEEMRGEIEERLVNEEYKIWKKNTPFLYDLVITHALEWPSLTVEWLPDREEPPGKDYSVQKMILGTHTSENEPNYLMLAQVQLPLEDAENDARNYDDDRAEAGGFGCANGKVQIIQQINHDGEVNRARYMPQNPFIIATKTVSAEVFVFDYSKHPSKPPLDGACSPDLRLRGHSTEGYGLSWSKFKQGHLLSGSDDAQICLWDINANSKNKTLEATQIFKVHEGVVEDVAWHLRHEYLFGSVGDDQYLLIWDLRTPSVSKPSQSVVAHQSEVNCLAFNPFNEWVVATGSTDKTVKLFDLRKISTALHTFDCHKEEVFQVGWNPKNETILASCCLGRRLMVWDLSRIDEEQTPEDAEDGPPELLFIHGGHTSKISDFSWNPCEDWVISSVAEDNILQIWQMAENIYHDEDDLPEEPAKQP from the exons ATGGGCAAAGACGACGAGGAGATGCGGGGCGAGATTGAGGAGCGGCTAGTCAACGAGGAGTACAAGATATGGAAGAAGAACACTCCCTTTCTCTACGATCTGGTCATCACTCACGCCCTCGAGTGGCCGTCGCTCACCGTCGAGTGGCTGCCGGACCGGGAGGAGCCGCCGGGGAAGGACTACTCGGTGCAGAAGATGATACTGGGGACGCACACGTCGGAGAATGAGCCCAATTATCTTATGCTCGCACAGGTCCAGCTGCCGTTGGAGGATGCTGAGAACGATGCGAGGAATTATGATGACGATCGCGCTGAGGCTGGAGGCTTCGGCTGCGCTAATGGCAAG GTGCAAATAATCCAGCAAATAAACCATGATGGAGAGGTTAATCGGGCTCGTTATATGCCTCAAAATCCATTTATTATTGCCACGAAGACTGTCAGTGCTGAAGTTTTCGTGTTTGATTATAGCAAACACCCATCTAAGCCTCCTTTAGATGGTGCCTGCAGTCCTGATTTGAGGCTCAGGGGTCACAGCACTGAAGGATATGGTTTATCATGGAGTAAGTTCAAGCAGGGTCATTTACTCAGTGGTTCTGATGATGCGCAAATATGTTTGTGGGATATCAATGCAAATTCTAAGAACAAAACCCTGGAGGCTACTCAGATATTTAAG GTTCATGAAGGTGTTGTAGAAGATGTAGCATGGCATTTGAGGCATGAATATTTATTTGGTTCTGTTGGTGATGATCAATACCTTCTCATATGGGATCTCCGGACTCCATCAGTTAGCAAGCCTTCCCAGTCTGTAGTTGCTCATCAAAGTGAG GTCAACTGTTTGGCTTTCAATCCCTTTAATGAATGGGTGGTTGCAACTGGTTCCACGGACAAAACTGTCAAGCTGTTCGATTTACGCAAAATCAGTACTGCTCTCCACACCTTTGATTGCCATAA GGAGGAGGTTTTCCAAGTCGGTTGGAATCCCAAAAATGAGACTATATTAGCTTCTTGTTGTCTTGGCAGGAGACTGATGGTGTGGGATCTTAGCAG AATCGATGAGGAGCAAACACCAGAAGATGCAGAAGATGGACCACCAGAGTTGCTTTTTATTCATGGTGGTCACACCAGTAAAATATCTGACTTTTCTTGGAATCCATGTGAAGATTGGGTTATATCTAGTGTTGCTGAAGATAACATACTTCAGATCTGGCAGATGGCAGAAAATATATACCATGATGAAGATGATTTACCTGAAGAACCAGCAAAGCAGCCCTAG